The window TGTACAGGCGCGGGACGCAGGAGGCGTCGGTGCGTGCCGGGTTCGTTTCCTTGAGCGAGGCCAGGAGTCGGGTGGTGATCAGGTCGAGCGCCGGGCGGACCTCCTTGGCCAGGTCGGGGCGCTCGGTGGGCCGCTCGGCGGGGTGGGCGTCCCAGCGTGCGTACAGGCCCCGCTGGACCAGCTTGTTCGCCTCGATCTGGTCGCGGAAGACGGTGGTCACGGAGTCGGGGTCGAGGCCGAGCCCGGCGGCCCGCGCGGCGACGTCGTCCAGGATCTGCCGCTCACGCGCCGGGTCGTCGATGGGCAGCTCGGTGCCGTACTTGGCCGCCGCCACCTTGTCGGCCAGCAACAGCCGCTCGGCGAACAGCTCGGTGAGGACGCCGAGAGTGGATGTGGGGGCGGCTGTGCTCGCGATCGCCGGGGTGTGGGCAGTCGCCGACGTCGTGCCGGAGACTGCCGCGGCGGCCACCACGAGAGTGGTGACCAGGGCGGACCGAAGGCGGTGGGGGCGCACTGGGTTCCCTTCGAAAGGAGGTCAGGCGGCGCCGGAGCGTCGTCCCGCGCCGTGCAGCAACGTATCGACGACGAGCGTGGCCAGCGCATCCGGGTCCTGCCGGGCCTGGGGTCCGTGCAGGGCCTCGCCGATGAGCGCGTAGTAGACGCGCCGAGTCCACTCCAGGTCCACGGAGGCGTCGAGCAGGCCCTCGTCCCGTGCGCGCCCGAGGAGTTCGAGGCAGCGGGCGCCGACCTGCTCCCAGCCCGCCGCCGCGGCCCCGCCCTCGTCGTCCGGACGGCTCAGCGCATAGCTCCAAGCCCCCTTGGTCCGCAGGACGTTGGCGGTGATGCGATGCAGGGAGACCAGTGGCGGAGCGGTGTCCGGGCGGCCGTCCTCGACCGCCTCCGCGAGCTGGCGTACGGCCGACTCGGCGAGCGCCTCGATCAGCGCCTGCCGGCTGGCGAACCGCCGGTGCACCGTCGTCCGCGCCACGCCCGCCGCCTCCGCGATCTGCTCCATGGACGCCCCGGGGTCGGCGGCGAGCACCCGCTCGGCCGCCTCCAGGATCACGCGCACACTGCGCTCCGCGTCGGCGCGCAGCCGCCGGACGGGCCGGACGGCGGGTTCGGCCATGGGGACCTCCTGGGGGGGCGTGGGGCAGACGGCCGGGGCAAGCGGCCGGTCAAACGATACGGGGCGGCGGCAGCTTTTCTTCTAAGTGTTACATTGCTGTTGCGG is drawn from Streptomyces liliifuscus and contains these coding sequences:
- a CDS encoding chorismate mutase — protein: MRPHRLRSALVTTLVVAAAAVSGTTSATAHTPAIASTAAPTSTLGVLTELFAERLLLADKVAAAKYGTELPIDDPARERQILDDVAARAAGLGLDPDSVTTVFRDQIEANKLVQRGLYARWDAHPAERPTERPDLAKEVRPALDLITTRLLASLKETNPARTDASCVPRLYTAATLSAYGHRLDVLHIKGLGRALPSVCTTE
- a CDS encoding TetR/AcrR family transcriptional regulator — translated: MAEPAVRPVRRLRADAERSVRVILEAAERVLAADPGASMEQIAEAAGVARTTVHRRFASRQALIEALAESAVRQLAEAVEDGRPDTAPPLVSLHRITANVLRTKGAWSYALSRPDDEGGAAAAGWEQVGARCLELLGRARDEGLLDASVDLEWTRRVYYALIGEALHGPQARQDPDALATLVVDTLLHGAGRRSGAA